The genomic region CATTACTCTAAACCGTTCTCCGAACGATTCCGCGTTCGGGGATCGTCTCAATCGTTTTCCGTATTTCACGGAATACGTAAGAAAGAATTTATCGCGTTATATTCCCAAGACGACTTTGTACAGCGGCGGTCTGAAAATTTATTCCACGCTCAACATTCAACACCAAACACAAGCCGAGAAGGCTTTGTATTCCGGTTTGAAAGCGCAAACCGCACTTTCCAATCAAAGAACGTTCACAAAGATCGACGCGTTCGACGACGCATACGGGGAAATCTACGATATTCTCGCGATGATCCACGACGTTCCCGAGTTTAAGTTTAAAATTTCCAGATCGGTTCGAACCTTCAGCAGAGCCTGGCAAGAAGATCTACGCGACGAACTCAGCGCGCTCAACTTGTTGAGCGGAACCGAATCCTTAGGCGAAGCGATCGAGTGGAGTTATAGAAGTCAACAAACCGAAGACTTTCTTCTTCCCGTCGAAGGCGCTTTGATTTCGATCCGTCCCGAAAGCGGTTATATCACCGCGATGGTGGGCGGCTCCGGTTTCCGGTCGGACAATCAACAGATTCGAGCGTTTCAAGCGTATAGACAACCCGGTTCCGCGTTCAAACCTCTCGTCTACGCTGCGGCGATGGAATACTACAACCAACATCCCGATCCGAAGAAGAACGTAACGGCGGCTTCCTTGTTCTCCGATTCTCCGCTTCAATACGTATTAGAAGACGGTGATGAATGGAACCCTTCCAATTACACGGGAGAATATTCAGGATTTATAAAGTTGCGCGAAGCGCTCGAACTTTCCAGAAACAGCGTCGCGGTGCGCGTTCTCGAACACACGGGGATCAGCAACCTGATGCCGAATCTGGAAAAGATTCTCCAGATAGAAAACAGATCCATTCCTAGAAACTATTCCATTTCTCTCGGAACCTTCGAGGTTTCTCCGTACGAACTCGCGAGGTCTTACGCGGTGATCGCTTCGGGAGGAAAACAAGTGTTCCCGTTGAGCGTTCTTTACGTGGAAGACGGAAGCGGCAACGTCATCCGAGACTTCCGCGAAGACGCGAGCAAACAAGAGAGGAAACAAATTCTTTCTCCCGAAGTTTGTTTTATTCTTACCTCGATGATGGAAGACGTAATCAAAAAAGGAACCGGAACCGGAGCTTCTTCTTACGGACTCAGCAGACCCGCCGCCGGTAAAACCGGAACGACGAATAACTTTCGGGACGCGTGGTTTGCGGGCTATACTTCCGATCTCGTAAGCGTCGTTTGGCTCGGTTACGACACGGGAACTCTTTCGATGGGAAAAGGAATGTCGGGCGGAGTCGTAGCGGCACCGATCTGGGGAAGATTTATGTCCAACGCGCTTTCGAGAGAAAAGTCCAAGTCGTTTAACTTCGGAGAAACCGGCGTGGTCCGCAAAACGATCTGTTCCATCTCCGGAAAATTACCGGGTTCTCATTGCAATCAAACCGAAGAAGAATACTTCACCAAGAACACGGTTCCCAAAGAAGTTTGCGACGATCACAGAGGAGCGGGATTCATACCGGAACCCGAACCGGATCACCATTCTTCCCATACGACCAAAGTTAAAAAGAAGCAGAAAACCAATATTTTCCAGGGCGACGATGATTTGATTCGGTAATTCCGAACAAAAATACTTGTCGTTTTGGGATTGAGTACACAAATAGATTTATTGCTAGCAGGAGTTTTAGATGGCCATCGGCAAGGAAAATAATAACAGCGTAATCGGTCCCGGGTCCATTTTTGAAGGGAAATTTTATATCGCAGGTTCTCTCCGCATCGACGGAAAATTCGAAGGAGAAATCAAAACGGACGACACACTTTATATCGGTGAAACCGGTAAGGTAAGAACCAATATTTCGGCTCGTGAAGTGACCGTTTCCGGAACCATGATCGGGAATATCAAAGCCGAGAACGAAGTTCGTCTGGAAGAAACCGGGAGACTTTTAGGAGACATCATCGCCCCTGCCCTGCATTTAGCGAAAGGTGTGGTAGCAAAAGGAAACATTACGATCACCGGCGGACAAAAGAAAGACGTTAAGAAAATCGTGGAAGAGTCTTTCGGTGGAACCCGTACTCTGGACAACGGAAAGGACGAATAAGTCCTTTTTTCTTTACTATAGGAAAGGCCGGGATCGGGCCGATAATCTTCCTGTATGATCTTCAAAAAGCCCAGACAACTGAACGCGGGGAAGGAACTCCTAAGAACGGACAACTTCACCCTGATCTATCTGGGCGCTTTCCACTTTCATTATTCTTTTTATTTTAGAGGGAATCTTTACCACGGAAATCTCGATTTCCGCAGAAAAAGATTTCGACTGATTCCCATCTTCGCTTCGATCGCTCTCTTTATCGCATTCTTAGGTTTCGGGATGAACCCGAGCAACGCCATGATGGATTCTTCCGGACACGAGATTACGGAGAACGATTCCGAGGATCTCAAGGCGAAATCCGGAGACGAAAAGTTTTTGGAAGAATCGGAAAAGGCCAAACTTACGATTCTGATGGCCAAGGAACTCAAAAATCCTTCCGAAAAGAAGAAACAACTCAAAGTCACCACGTATCGCGTAAAAAGAAATGAGACGTTAGCCGAAATTGCGACCCGATTCAAGGTTTCCATGGAATCCATCGCGGGTTCCTCGAACATCAAAATCGACGACACTCTTTATCCGGGACAAATATTAAGCATTCCTAATAAATCCGGTCTTCTCTATAAGATGAAAACGGGAGACACGGTCGCCAAGGTCGCGAGTCTTTACAAGGTCAACTTGGACGAGATCATGCTCGAAAACAAACTCGACGATCTCGATATTCTCAGACCGGGACAAAAAGTATTCTTACCGGGCGCGGTGATTCCCGATCCCGCTCCGAAATGGGTAATTCCGGTCGCTTCCCGAATCGTTACTTCCAATTTCGGTTTTAGAACCTTCCCGAGAAGAAAGTTCCACGAAGGTTTGGATCTGAAGGCGTTCTACGAACCGATCGCCGCCGCGAGAAACGGAAAAGTCATCTACGCAGGATGGATGGGCGGTTACGGAAACGTGGTCGTCATAGAACACACGGACGATTTCAAAACTTTATACGCGCACAATTCCAAGTTGTTCGTACAACGAGGCGATTACGTTTTAGCGGGAAAGAAAATCGCAAGATCCGGTTCCACCGGTTATTCTTTCGGTCCTCACCTTCACTTCGAAGTAATTAAGAACGGTCAACCGGTCAATCCTTCCAAATATCTAAAAGGTCTTACATTCCGTAAGGGCGGACCGACTCACTAGTTTTCGATCGGGATTCGTTTGTCGTAACAAGAGGTGTAGGAACTACCACATTCTTCCCGAACCGACTCGGACTTCGCGAAAAATGTAGGAACTACCACGCTTTCTAAAAAACTTACAACCACGGCTCAATCAGTTTGATTTCCTAAAAATGTGGGAACTCCTGCGTTTTTAGTTACGAATCTTTGAGTTCGAGCGCGGATCTCTTCTCGAACCAACTCAGACTTCGCGAAAAATGTAGGAACTACCACATTCTTCCCAAAAATCTCCCCAGAACAAAAGGAATTTGATTTCCAACGAAAAACATTTTGAAAATATTTTCCAAAATGAAAATCGCGAAACTCGCCCCAATCAAAAACGTGTATCGTATCCTATTCGCACTTGTCCTCTCACAGATCCTTTTTCAATGCAAAACACCGACCATCGAAGAACTACTCGATCAAAGATTGATCAAAAACTACGACCAAACCGAAACCCTGAACTTATACTACGCAACGCTCCGAACCCAAAACACAAGCGCGACCAACGGATGTAACGATTCTTACTTTTTAACGACGGGTCCGAAAGAACTCAAAACCGGATATTGTATCGTAAACGTTCCGGCCAACCACGAGGTCGGAGCTCTTCCCGCGGGACTCGGAAGCAGGGAGAATTATTTTCAGTTCCTCGGACACAAACCGTTTGAAACGCAGGACAACTTCATCGAGGACCTGAAAAAAGATCCGTTCGAGGAAGTGCTCGTATTCGTCCACGGATTCAACGTAAAGTTCGAGGAAGCGATACTTCGCGGAGGACAAATCCGATACGATCTCAAATTTCCGGGCAAGATCGTTATCTTTACTTGGCCTTCCGGAAGCGAAGCCGGACTCATCAACCAAGTATTACTGAAGGGAACCTACGAAAAGAATCTCGCGTCCGCAAGAGCATCTCGGGGAGAATTTAAG from Leptospira kmetyi serovar Malaysia str. Bejo-Iso9 harbors:
- a CDS encoding penicillin-binding protein 1A produces the protein MKHEPVSYLFRFFVILFRDKILQRILNSPDPLKQLTKVCAGLLFLNGFLFVFSVKDLWRVPDSNQYEKPSVLYGLNDKNEYEPIAEFYRFSRVVLNIKELPPEEDGKPNKLIRSFVSTEDNNFYSHWGLDLRGIFRAFMVNLLAGRIKEGASTITQQVARLKFLNTERSFLRKAREAWLALLLEAVFDKDTLMEIYLNEIPLGHGTIGVGAAARFYFRKDVKELTWGESALLASLTTRPTEFSPLVNPNSSSAKVRVVFKKFVENGILDVKTAEKEYEAFSEYYITLNRSPNDSAFGDRLNRFPYFTEYVRKNLSRYIPKTTLYSGGLKIYSTLNIQHQTQAEKALYSGLKAQTALSNQRTFTKIDAFDDAYGEIYDILAMIHDVPEFKFKISRSVRTFSRAWQEDLRDELSALNLLSGTESLGEAIEWSYRSQQTEDFLLPVEGALISIRPESGYITAMVGGSGFRSDNQQIRAFQAYRQPGSAFKPLVYAAAMEYYNQHPDPKKNVTAASLFSDSPLQYVLEDGDEWNPSNYTGEYSGFIKLREALELSRNSVAVRVLEHTGISNLMPNLEKILQIENRSIPRNYSISLGTFEVSPYELARSYAVIASGGKQVFPLSVLYVEDGSGNVIRDFREDASKQERKQILSPEVCFILTSMMEDVIKKGTGTGASSYGLSRPAAGKTGTTNNFRDAWFAGYTSDLVSVVWLGYDTGTLSMGKGMSGGVVAAPIWGRFMSNALSREKSKSFNFGETGVVRKTICSISGKLPGSHCNQTEEEYFTKNTVPKEVCDDHRGAGFIPEPEPDHHSSHTTKVKKKQKTNIFQGDDDLIR
- a CDS encoding bactofilin family protein, with amino-acid sequence MAIGKENNNSVIGPGSIFEGKFYIAGSLRIDGKFEGEIKTDDTLYIGETGKVRTNISAREVTVSGTMIGNIKAENEVRLEETGRLLGDIIAPALHLAKGVVAKGNITITGGQKKDVKKIVEESFGGTRTLDNGKDE
- a CDS encoding peptidoglycan DD-metalloendopeptidase family protein translates to MIFKKPRQLNAGKELLRTDNFTLIYLGAFHFHYSFYFRGNLYHGNLDFRRKRFRLIPIFASIALFIAFLGFGMNPSNAMMDSSGHEITENDSEDLKAKSGDEKFLEESEKAKLTILMAKELKNPSEKKKQLKVTTYRVKRNETLAEIATRFKVSMESIAGSSNIKIDDTLYPGQILSIPNKSGLLYKMKTGDTVAKVASLYKVNLDEIMLENKLDDLDILRPGQKVFLPGAVIPDPAPKWVIPVASRIVTSNFGFRTFPRRKFHEGLDLKAFYEPIAAARNGKVIYAGWMGGYGNVVVIEHTDDFKTLYAHNSKLFVQRGDYVLAGKKIARSGSTGYSFGPHLHFEVIKNGQPVNPSKYLKGLTFRKGGPTH
- a CDS encoding alpha/beta hydrolase, whose product is MKIAKLAPIKNVYRILFALVLSQILFQCKTPTIEELLDQRLIKNYDQTETLNLYYATLRTQNTSATNGCNDSYFLTTGPKELKTGYCIVNVPANHEVGALPAGLGSRENYFQFLGHKPFETQDNFIEDLKKDPFEEVLVFVHGFNVKFEEAILRGGQIRYDLKFPGKIVIFTWPSGSEAGLINQVLLKGTYEKNLASARASRGEFKNFLKSLQTAGKKIHLIVHSMGHQVVLPALAEIGKESDKPLIQELILNAPDFDSGEFRLISDSLTKAAKRTTLYCSPGDSALQASASVNQGGRLGTCMIIPGFDVINVNPIDSSLISLGHGYYSSKPLLTDIYQILLGVKAEKRLFIRKSTGSENFVLRN